One Numenius arquata chromosome 10, bNumArq3.hap1.1, whole genome shotgun sequence DNA segment encodes these proteins:
- the SHLD2 gene encoding shieldin complex subunit 2 — translation MSKRPQIHIFVGAPSIPSPLEVSEQSSSAPAAEKWRELRYSCDLHSLFSEKVKGADHVVFQAESSVVTAVTISGDSSQQSQQKRLMVAKECLTSFVPVAVTCSTTPKKAESLIYSDCQISKDRCTHANVNQAADQHLPQKFAKSARQDKQSHGGCSNLTEGKASHLEVNSSDISDLVAGTKQISIHLRSVGQGVQSDHRSDHREDLSQYLDMFFPQNRDSKPKGEPRDCSGLAVSTDTEFRSIMTSSQMAVFAQDRNELQKRIIKLSETEGGKKPEESQNDHFQFDSNVGTCLDVAEKEYTSSLELFSSEDDGKNICFGAIKQEGSVQENTEKSQELNVHAEQFVNEIHIEPLSSGILCSQVDSSHKSSSKRARKCEDSFHIYHSVFKRQLKSKRTKLNSSPAGPGMRVDQERVTQFKKLEKKLSPLKNCCCKNQKYNVLVAIVHPCHIKEIQVKTRPKSSCKVPVATIVVMDQSEIERKVVLWRGAAFWSLTVFPGDIVLLTDTIMYENLWCGEIMLQSTFTSQLLNLGNCSTLNPEEFYPIVDAGVLHGLLAYISSGFPHFGDIPQRQVQRLDSVQYMQLDQLQPNTLVHSILKIVNITVLTESVYSYRGGNQRKIILTVEQTRDQHCRMVLWGAGAAWCPQLQRKKDHIWDFKYLLVQHSSVSGDFELHTTPWSSYECLFDDDKRAIEFKEKFWKSKTSLMQVTKLSAHLEEKISGVVQLKAHILELKFTISTGQYKQLVFRADTSLECVLASLPMITYSGCAKCGLELQADENMIYKQCIRCLPYNKVKSFYRPALMTVEDGGYEISVHVVSELMEKIFLNIPADWLNRFVVPSSDITYSTIVADLCHSLLADTEASYLLEIRSHFVLDENSYPLQKDFYLLNFHPDL, via the exons ATGTCAAAAAGACCTCAAATTCATATATTTGTGGGAGCACCCAGTATTCCAAGCCCGCTGGAGGTGTCAGAGCAAAGTAGTTCAGCCCCTGCTGCTGAAAAATGGAGAGAACTCCGCTATTCATGTGACCTACATagtcttttttctgaaaaagttaaaGGTGCTGACCATGTAGTGTTTCAGGCAGAGAGCTCTGTAGTCACAGCAGTTACTATAAGTGGTGACAGCTCTCAGCAGTCTCAACAGAAGAGACTAATGGTAGCAAAAGAATGTTTGACATCTTTCGTACCTGTGGCAGTAACTTGTAGTACCACACCTAAAAAGGCTGAAAGCTTAATTTATTCTGATTGTCAAATATCTAAAGATAGATGCACACATGCAAATGTAAATCAGGCGGCAGATCAACACCTCCCTCAAAAATTTGCAAAATCAGCTAGACAGGATAAACAATCACATGGTGGCTGTTCAAACCTCACTGAAGGAAAAGCCAGTCATTTAGAAGTTAACAGCTCTGACATTTCTGATTTGGTTGCTGGTACTAAGCAGATCAGCATACATCTAAGGTCCGTGGGACAAGGTGTTCAGTCAGATCACAGAAGTGATCACCGTGAAGATCTAAGTCAATATCTGGAtatgtttttcccccaaaatcgAGACTCAAAACCAAAAGGAGAACCACGTGATTGTTCAGGCCTTGCAGTGTCAACTGATACTGAATTTCGTAGTATAATGACTTCAAGTCAGATGGCTGTTTTTGCACAAGATCGGAATGAGCTGCAGAAAAGAATCATAAAACTATCAGAAACAGAAGGTGGCAAAAAACCTGAGGAAAGTCAAAATGATCACTTCCAATTTGATTCTAATGTTGGAACATGTCTTGATGTGGCTGAAAAAGAATATACAAGTTCCCTTGAACTTTTCAGTTCTGAGGATgatgggaaaaatatttgctttggagCCATAAAACAAGAAGGAAGTGTTCAGGAAAATACAGAGAAGTCTCAAGAACTTAATGTTCATGCTGAGCAATTTGTAAATGAAATCCATATTGAACCATTGAGCTCAGGAATACTGTGCTCTCAAGTAGACAGCTCACATAAGAGCTCTTCTAAAAGAGCACGCAAGTGTGAAGATTCCTTCCATATTTATCactcagtatttaaaagacaactGAAATCAAAGAGAACTAAACTAAATTCTTCTCCAGCTGGTCCTGGGATGAGAGTGGATCAAGAGAGAGTGACACAGTTcaaaaaacttgaaaagaaaCTATCGCCACTTAAGAACTGCTGCTGCAAAAATCAAAAGTACAATGTTTTGGTCGCAATAGTACATCCTTGTCATATCAAAGAAATACAGGTGAAAACGAGACCAAAATCTTCCTGTAAAGTTCCTGTAGCAACAATTGTCGTTATGGACCAGTCGGAAATTGAGAGAAAGGTGGTGCTGTGGCGTGGTGCTGCATTTTGGTCACTCACTGTGTTTCCTGGGGATATTGTACTGCTTACAG atacAATAATGTATGAGAATCTTTGGTGTGGAGAAATCATGCTGCAGTCTACATTTACCAGTCAGTTACTGAATCTAGGGAACTGCTCAACTCTCAATCCAGAAGAAT TTTATCCTATAGTGGATGCTGGTGTTCTCCATGGTTTATTGGCATACATATCATCAGGATTTCCACACTTTGGAGACATTCCTCAAAGACAAGTTCAGAGACTGGATAGTGTTCAGTATATGCAGCTTGACCAGCTCCAGCCAAATACATTGGTTCACTCAATCTTGAAAATTGTCAACATTACTGTATTGACAG AATCTGTGTATAGCTACAGAGGTGGCaaccaaagaaaaattattctaacGGTAGAACAGACCAGAGATCAACACTGTAGGATggtgctgtggggagcaggggctgcctggtgccctcaacttcaaaggaaaaaag aTCACATATGGGACTTTAAATACCTTCTGGTCCAACATAGTTCTGTCTCGGGTGACTTTGAACTGCACACAACTCCATGGTCGTCCTATGAGTGCTTGTTTGATGATGACAAAAGGGCAattgaatttaaagaaaagttttggaaaagcaaaacatcCCTCATGCAGGTGACAAAGCTCTCAGcacatttggaggaaaaaatctCAG GAGTGGTTCAATTGAAAGCCCATATCTTAGAACTGAAGTTTACCATTTCAACTGGTCAATACAAGCAACTCGTCTTCCGTGCTGACACTTCACTGGAGTGTGTTCTGGCTTCTCTGCCTATGATTACGTATTCAGGTTGTGCTAAATGTGGTTTGGAGCTACAGGCAGATGAGAATATGATCTACAAGCAATGTATTAGATGTTTGCCGTACAACAAAGTAAAATCATTCTACag ACCTGCTTTGATGACAGTGGAAGATGGAGGATATGAAATTTCTGTTCATGTGGTGTCTGAGTTGATGGAAAAAATCTTCCTTAATATTCCTGCAGACTGGCTGAACAGATTCGTAG TGCCCTCTTCAGATATAACCTACAGCACAATAGTGGCAGATCTGTGTCATTCGCTGCTAGCAGATACAGAAGCATCCTATTTGTTGGAAATTAGGAGCCATTTTGTGCTAGATGAAAACAGCTATCCTTTGCAAAAGGATTTCTATCTGCTAAATTTTCATCCTGATCTTTGA